In the genome of Pseudomonas sp. HS6, one region contains:
- a CDS encoding phage baseplate protein: MIGIDRNTGATVDDWLQFVQRATRALTTPLGTRQKRPLYGSLIPTLLGQNLGDDVLLLAQSHAAQAFYNTQNGIGDFQPQVIVASRQGAGLLLRFAGTWKNRQQTFEVVT; encoded by the coding sequence ATGATCGGAATCGATAGAAACACCGGGGCCACGGTCGACGACTGGCTGCAATTCGTGCAGCGCGCGACCCGAGCCCTGACCACGCCGTTGGGCACACGGCAGAAACGGCCTTTGTACGGGTCGCTGATTCCCACGTTGCTGGGACAGAACCTCGGTGACGACGTTCTGCTTCTGGCGCAAAGCCACGCCGCGCAAGCGTTCTACAACACACAGAACGGTATCGGCGACTTCCAGCCGCAAGTGATCGTCGCCAGCCGTCAGGGCGCCGGGTTGCTGCTGCGGTTTGCCGGCACCTGGAAAAACCGCCAACAGACTTTCGAGGTCGTGACATGA
- a CDS encoding phage baseplate assembly protein V: MFDALLRMQLGPIIERLAEMEAEIEDLHRRAESYCRIGICQEVDAASNTCRVSHGGLLTPAIKFFNPSAGAQSESRIPSVGEQCLLFNYGSGESGAQSVALFGLNSDRFPPAATVPTLTRRVHVDGSESGYDDASHTLHWQNGPAAFNGSRESLELSIGPARLAMTPQAINLQLGAVGLTIDASGVHFSGPLVDHQGRVISP, encoded by the coding sequence ATGTTCGACGCACTACTGCGTATGCAACTGGGCCCGATCATCGAACGTCTGGCCGAGATGGAAGCGGAGATCGAAGACCTGCACCGGCGCGCCGAGAGTTATTGCCGCATCGGCATCTGTCAGGAGGTCGATGCGGCGAGCAACACCTGTCGGGTCAGCCACGGTGGATTGCTCACCCCGGCCATCAAGTTCTTCAACCCGAGCGCCGGTGCGCAAAGCGAGTCGCGAATTCCAAGCGTGGGCGAGCAGTGTCTGCTGTTCAACTACGGCAGCGGCGAAAGCGGTGCGCAAAGCGTGGCATTGTTCGGCTTGAACAGTGACCGTTTTCCACCCGCCGCCACCGTCCCCACGCTGACGCGGCGGGTGCATGTCGATGGCAGCGAAAGTGGCTACGACGATGCCTCTCACACCCTGCACTGGCAAAACGGCCCGGCGGCTTTCAACGGCTCTCGCGAATCGCTTGAACTGAGCATCGGCCCGGCGCGGCTGGCGATGACGCCGCAAGCGATCAACCTGCAACTGGGCGCCGTCGGCCTGACGATCGACGCTTCGGGCGTGCACTTCAGCGGCCCGTTGGTGGATCACCAGGGTCGCGTCATCAGCCCCTGA
- a CDS encoding phage holin family protein — MTNEQQALADMPIWLVILLAVAGGVSGEMWRADKDGARGWPLLRRLALRSGACMICGVSAIMLLYAAGMSIWAAGAFGCLTAMAGADVAIGLYERWAAKRIGVCEVPPRDPQ; from the coding sequence ATGACAAACGAGCAACAAGCGTTGGCGGACATGCCGATCTGGCTGGTCATCCTGCTGGCCGTGGCGGGCGGGGTCTCCGGCGAAATGTGGCGCGCCGACAAGGACGGCGCCCGCGGCTGGCCACTGCTGCGACGCCTCGCGCTGCGCTCCGGCGCCTGCATGATCTGCGGCGTCTCGGCGATCATGCTGCTGTACGCCGCCGGCATGTCGATCTGGGCCGCCGGCGCCTTCGGCTGCCTCACCGCAATGGCTGGTGCCGACGTGGCGATCGGTCTGTACGAACGCTGGGCCGCCAAGCGCATCGGCGTCTGCGAAGTACCTCCGCGCGACCCGCAGTAA
- a CDS encoding DUF642 domain-containing protein: MNFLKKYAAPFLAMALLGNGGSAIAANLLVNGSFEQSTCAGGCILDTPAKTNAITGWTTFLSGAEYFNMPNAIGGSVAADGVMIVDLANYVYGNGGGIQQNFATTPGARYRLTFSAGNSRYASRSGDGVIQVKVAGQTATFNTPTAKGVAVEWSIVTYEFTAITAQTTLAFSNEQNPYANYAFIDNVIVERL, encoded by the coding sequence ATGAACTTTCTGAAGAAATACGCTGCTCCGTTTCTTGCTATGGCACTGCTTGGCAACGGGGGCAGCGCAATCGCTGCAAACCTCCTGGTGAACGGCAGCTTTGAACAATCGACATGCGCTGGTGGCTGCATTCTGGACACCCCGGCAAAAACCAATGCCATTACGGGCTGGACGACGTTCTTGTCCGGTGCCGAATACTTCAACATGCCCAATGCCATCGGTGGTTCTGTGGCAGCAGATGGCGTGATGATCGTTGATCTCGCCAACTATGTTTACGGCAACGGTGGAGGAATTCAGCAGAATTTCGCCACCACCCCGGGCGCCCGATACCGATTGACCTTCAGCGCGGGTAACTCGCGATACGCCAGCCGCTCGGGAGACGGTGTCATTCAGGTGAAAGTGGCCGGGCAAACCGCCACGTTCAACACCCCGACAGCCAAAGGCGTCGCGGTCGAGTGGAGCATCGTCACTTACGAGTTCACCGCGATTACCGCGCAGACAACTCTGGCGTTTTCCAACGAGCAGAACCCATACGCCAACTATGCCTTTATCGACAACGTCATCGTTGAGCGCCTGTAA
- a CDS encoding Com family DNA-binding transcriptional regulator → MQMLKDCRCGNCKRLLARVGEFTELQIKCSRCGTLNHVKATSPERSPVSDMCAASSAQPDQSPHR, encoded by the coding sequence TTGCAGATGTTGAAGGACTGCCGCTGCGGCAATTGCAAAAGACTGCTCGCCCGGGTGGGCGAGTTCACAGAACTCCAGATCAAATGTTCCCGCTGCGGAACATTGAATCATGTGAAGGCCACGAGCCCCGAGCGATCGCCTGTGAGCGACATGTGTGCTGCGTCGTCAGCACAACCTGATCAATCACCTCATAGGTAA
- a CDS encoding tail fiber assembly protein, translating into MKRYVLVNAAYATGFMVVEQVLDTDEAKPANSEEGLWIDVTGDTTAQVGWKAKSYFNGSSDSWVFTELTAEERIQMVTGQCEKRYDEAARWLKFNPLQYKVLLGVATPAEQSAWIAYQEYYIAVSEVKSQSGYPTTINWPVAPF; encoded by the coding sequence ATGAAACGATATGTACTTGTAAACGCAGCCTACGCAACCGGTTTTATGGTGGTTGAGCAAGTGTTGGATACCGATGAAGCCAAGCCGGCCAATTCGGAGGAGGGTCTATGGATCGATGTCACAGGCGACACGACAGCTCAGGTGGGATGGAAGGCCAAATCGTACTTTAACGGGTCGTCGGACTCGTGGGTCTTCACCGAACTGACGGCTGAAGAGCGAATTCAAATGGTGACCGGGCAGTGCGAGAAGCGCTATGACGAGGCTGCTCGTTGGTTGAAGTTCAATCCTTTGCAATACAAGGTCCTTCTGGGTGTTGCCACACCTGCCGAACAATCTGCATGGATTGCTTACCAGGAGTACTACATCGCTGTCAGCGAAGTGAAGAGTCAATCCGGTTATCCGACCACAATCAACTGGCCGGTAGCGCCGTTCTAG
- a CDS encoding XRE family transcriptional regulator gives MQKRNVSSVLRALLDQHGISPTELHRRTGVPQSTLSRILSGKIVDPSDKHISKIAEYFAVSTDQLRGRADVAPVAGGGREELHSELKDISLWDDDTPVDDDEVSVPFLREVELAAGSGRFVIEESERSSLRFGKRSLRHNGVQFDQAKCVTVRGNSMLPVLRDGATVGVNAGKCGIGDIIDGDLYAINHNGQLRVKQLYRLPTGIRLRSFNRDEHPDEDYSFQEIQEEQIVILGHVFWWGMYAR, from the coding sequence ATGCAAAAACGCAACGTATCCTCCGTCTTAAGAGCACTGCTCGATCAGCACGGGATCTCCCCCACGGAGCTCCACCGTCGAACCGGCGTGCCTCAATCCACTCTCTCGCGGATTCTCAGCGGGAAGATCGTCGATCCTTCGGATAAACACATTTCGAAGATTGCCGAGTACTTCGCCGTGAGCACCGATCAGTTGCGCGGGCGCGCGGATGTTGCGCCGGTCGCCGGCGGTGGGCGCGAGGAGTTGCATTCCGAACTCAAGGACATAAGCCTTTGGGACGATGACACGCCCGTCGATGACGACGAGGTGTCGGTGCCCTTTCTTCGCGAGGTTGAATTGGCTGCTGGATCAGGAAGATTCGTCATCGAAGAGAGCGAACGCTCTAGCCTGCGCTTTGGCAAGCGCAGCCTGCGCCATAATGGCGTGCAGTTCGACCAGGCCAAATGCGTGACCGTACGGGGCAACAGCATGTTGCCGGTGCTGCGTGACGGCGCCACTGTCGGTGTCAACGCGGGCAAGTGCGGGATTGGTGACATCATTGATGGCGACCTTTATGCAATCAACCACAACGGCCAATTGCGGGTGAAGCAGCTCTATCGCCTGCCTACCGGCATCCGCCTGCGCAGCTTCAATCGCGATGAGCATCCGGACGAGGATTACAGCTTTCAGGAGATCCAGGAGGAGCAGATTGTCATCCTTGGTCACGTCTTCTGGTGGGGCATGTACGCCCGATAA
- a CDS encoding zeta toxin family protein has translation MSPAEQIISSQAIVFARSNKKAIAKRLTDKTVFLPEEAPVSVFMAGSPGAGKTEASIALINLFADTKILRIDPDELRSEFSEYSGGNSWLFQGGVSILVEKILDFAIDQRQSFLLDGTLSNIDVARKNVERSLKKGRFVQILYVYQNPFLAWDFVKAREEAEGRRIRKGHFIDQYFAARDVVNSLKLEFSGDIHVDLLLKHIDNSGRLYKAGVDKIDYHIPEKYTRADLEARLGTP, from the coding sequence ATGTCACCGGCGGAACAGATTATTTCCTCCCAAGCGATTGTTTTTGCTCGCTCAAACAAGAAAGCCATCGCGAAGCGCCTCACAGACAAAACCGTCTTTCTTCCGGAGGAAGCGCCGGTATCCGTATTCATGGCAGGTTCACCGGGTGCAGGCAAAACTGAAGCGTCAATCGCTCTGATCAACCTTTTCGCGGATACAAAAATCCTGAGAATCGACCCCGACGAACTGAGAAGCGAATTCTCTGAATACTCAGGCGGGAACTCGTGGCTTTTCCAAGGAGGCGTTTCGATTTTGGTTGAAAAAATCCTCGACTTCGCCATCGATCAAAGACAGTCATTTTTGCTGGATGGAACCCTTTCAAACATCGATGTGGCCAGAAAAAATGTTGAGCGATCCTTGAAAAAAGGCCGGTTTGTGCAAATTTTGTATGTCTATCAAAACCCATTTCTGGCGTGGGATTTTGTGAAAGCCCGAGAGGAAGCTGAGGGCAGGAGGATCCGAAAAGGGCATTTCATCGACCAATATTTTGCGGCACGTGACGTAGTGAACTCGCTTAAGTTAGAGTTCAGCGGTGATATCCATGTCGATCTGTTGCTCAAGCACATCGATAACTCGGGGCGGCTTTACAAGGCTGGTGTCGACAAAATTGACTACCATATACCTGAGAAATACACACGAGCCGATCTTGAAGCCAGGCTCGGGACACCTTAA